In a single window of the Candidatus Kaiserbacteria bacterium genome:
- a CDS encoding NUDIX hydrolase, producing MEIRNHFYRISIKALILNESRDKFLIVKEEDGRWELPGGGLDWGATPHQDLPREISEEMGVKVTWIAPHPSYFLTCENSNREIWIANVLYETTLESLDFTPSDECTEVRFVNKDEIDGLDVHANVIILGDMFDPKKHQ from the coding sequence ATGGAAATACGAAATCATTTTTATCGAATTAGCATCAAGGCGCTCATACTGAATGAAAGTCGTGATAAGTTTTTGATTGTGAAAGAGGAGGATGGTCGGTGGGAACTTCCGGGAGGAGGTCTTGACTGGGGAGCAACACCACACCAGGATCTTCCGCGAGAAATTAGTGAAGAAATGGGAGTGAAGGTGACATGGATAGCCCCACACCCTTCATATTTTTTAACGTGTGAAAACAGTAATCGCGAAATTTGGATTGCGAATGTGCTCTATGAAACGACTCTCGAGAGTCTCGACTTCACACCATCAGACGAGTGCACTGAAGTGCGTTTTGTAAACAAAGATGAAATCGACGGGCTTGATGTACATGCAAACGTCATAATTTTAGGAGACATGTTTGACCCTAAAAAGCATCAATAG
- a CDS encoding tyrosine-type recombinase/integrase, producing MTLTELKREFLEYLEIEKGRSILTVRNYDHYLTRFLEYSKIENPSALTEAHVREYRLWLNRQPGTKVGRNMETLKPKTRNYYLIALRAFLKYMRKRGIESLNPERIELAKVPERSLDLISSSELTRLIEAPDLASLSGLRDKAILELLFSTGLRVSELCALSQEDVDLSRDEFSVRGKGDKVRVVFLSDTARDAIKAYLKERKDFDDAMFIQYGKNAKHDELKNKDLRLTPRSVQRIIKRYATIAGITRKVTPHKLRHCFATDLLHNGADLRSVQALLGHANIATTQIYTHVTDKHLRDIHKKFHSRG from the coding sequence ATGACCTTAACCGAACTCAAACGCGAATTCCTTGAATACCTCGAAATTGAAAAAGGACGCAGTATTTTGACCGTGAGGAACTACGACCACTATCTCACCCGCTTTTTGGAATACTCAAAAATTGAAAATCCAAGCGCACTCACTGAAGCGCATGTACGCGAGTACCGCCTATGGCTCAATCGTCAGCCCGGAACGAAGGTTGGGAGAAATATGGAGACTCTGAAACCGAAAACACGAAACTACTACCTCATTGCACTTCGTGCGTTTCTAAAATATATGCGGAAACGCGGCATCGAGTCGCTCAACCCTGAGCGCATTGAACTCGCGAAAGTGCCTGAACGTTCTCTCGACCTCATCTCTTCTTCCGAGCTCACGCGCCTCATTGAGGCACCCGACCTCGCTTCCCTTTCCGGCCTCCGGGATAAAGCAATACTCGAACTTCTTTTTTCAACCGGCCTTCGTGTGTCTGAACTGTGTGCACTGTCTCAAGAAGATGTGGATTTAAGTCGAGATGAATTTTCCGTACGCGGCAAGGGAGACAAGGTGCGTGTGGTATTTCTTTCGGACACGGCGCGAGACGCAATCAAAGCGTATCTCAAAGAACGTAAGGACTTTGATGATGCCATGTTTATTCAGTATGGAAAAAACGCCAAGCATGATGAGTTGAAAAATAAAGACCTTCGGCTCACACCAAGGAGTGTGCAACGCATAATAAAGCGCTACGCAACCATTGCCGGTATTACCCGCAAAGTCACCCCCCATAAACTCCGCCACTGTTTCGCCACCGACCTACTCCATAATGGTGCCGACCTCCGCTCCGTACAGGCACTCCTCGGCCACGCCAATATCGCCACCACCCAGATATACACCCACGTCACCGACAAACACCTCCGCGACATCCACAAAAAGTTTCACTCACGGGGGTGA
- a CDS encoding polyribonucleotide nucleotidyltransferase yields the protein MEKKSYTTSIEGKPLTASFTNLTNQAHGSVMLTMGETVVLVTAVMSKKSAEAIPYFPLSVEFEEKFYATGQILGSRFQRREGRPSEGAVLSARVVDRTIRPLFDHAIRHEVQVIVTVLSAGEDDPDVLGVIGASLALSVSNIPWGGPISAVRVAKRRDTGVIVINPTYTEREAGTLLYEVLACGQDETINMIETAGFEVSEAEIVHALEHAVGINMEILAFQKKIIAEIGKAKRDIPLAALDDAAVALFAEHIAPKLTTTLFSNTTGKAHLYELKEEWLALLATELPESNKNLASEYFEHAVDDELHRGVIHDKVRPDGRSMDEVRPLFAQAGGISPALHGSGIFYRGETHVLSALTLGGPDDSQILDSIEENGTKKHFMHHYNFPPFSVGETGRVGGTNRRMIGHGALAEKALFAVIPLKTEFPYTIRLVSETMASNGSSSMGSVCASTLALMDGGVPITRPVAGIASGLMMETHTTYQLITDIQGPEDEHGDMDFKVAGTTEGITAIQMDVKVGGIPVTILAEALEKARIARLHILETLTSEIGAPRADISPRAPKIIVMQINPDQIGLVIGGGGKTINGIKDDTGVDEITIEDDGTVYITGKDQAPLLAQARIAALTKVYVIGERMEAEVTRIATFGAFAKMDAQNEGLIHISEIVSWRLENLDGILKVGDKVPVVVSKVEDGKIGLSIKKADPEWATKKGLKAPEKK from the coding sequence ATGGAGAAAAAATCATATACCACTTCTATTGAAGGGAAGCCACTTACCGCCAGCTTCACCAACCTCACCAACCAAGCCCACGGCTCAGTCATGCTCACCATGGGCGAGACCGTTGTACTCGTAACGGCAGTCATGAGCAAAAAGAGTGCCGAAGCGATTCCATACTTCCCCCTTTCGGTAGAGTTTGAGGAAAAGTTTTATGCCACCGGACAAATTCTGGGCAGCCGTTTCCAAAGACGCGAGGGTCGACCAAGTGAAGGTGCCGTGCTTTCGGCACGTGTCGTCGACCGTACGATTCGTCCGCTCTTTGACCATGCCATCCGCCATGAAGTGCAGGTCATCGTGACTGTGTTGAGCGCAGGAGAAGATGACCCCGATGTACTCGGCGTCATTGGTGCATCGCTCGCTCTTTCGGTTTCTAACATTCCTTGGGGAGGTCCCATAAGCGCGGTGCGTGTTGCAAAGCGTCGTGATACAGGAGTGATTGTTATTAACCCCACCTATACCGAACGCGAAGCGGGGACTCTTTTGTACGAGGTTCTTGCATGCGGTCAAGACGAGACAATTAACATGATTGAGACTGCAGGCTTTGAGGTGAGTGAGGCAGAAATAGTGCACGCTCTCGAACATGCCGTAGGCATCAATATGGAGATACTCGCGTTCCAAAAAAAGATTATTGCTGAAATCGGAAAAGCAAAACGTGACATTCCTCTTGCAGCACTCGATGATGCGGCAGTGGCGCTCTTTGCAGAACACATTGCTCCAAAACTCACCACAACCCTTTTCTCCAACACCACGGGCAAGGCACACCTCTACGAACTTAAGGAAGAGTGGCTCGCACTTCTTGCCACAGAACTTCCAGAGTCAAACAAAAATCTTGCGAGTGAATATTTTGAACACGCAGTGGATGACGAACTTCATCGCGGTGTCATTCACGACAAGGTACGTCCCGATGGTCGCTCTATGGATGAAGTGCGTCCTCTCTTCGCACAAGCAGGAGGCATCAGTCCCGCACTCCATGGCAGTGGGATTTTCTATCGCGGTGAAACGCATGTACTTTCTGCACTTACCCTCGGTGGCCCCGATGACTCACAAATACTCGACTCAATAGAAGAAAACGGAACAAAAAAACACTTCATGCATCACTATAACTTCCCCCCATTTTCTGTGGGAGAGACAGGGCGCGTGGGTGGGACCAACCGTCGTATGATTGGCCACGGTGCACTCGCAGAGAAAGCACTCTTCGCCGTTATCCCCCTGAAGACAGAGTTCCCCTACACCATTCGTCTTGTGTCGGAAACCATGGCATCTAATGGTTCCTCATCAATGGGTTCCGTCTGTGCATCGACACTTGCGCTTATGGATGGAGGGGTTCCAATTACGCGCCCCGTCGCAGGTATTGCATCAGGCCTCATGATGGAGACGCACACCACCTATCAACTCATTACCGACATCCAAGGTCCCGAGGATGAACATGGTGACATGGACTTTAAAGTAGCGGGTACGACAGAGGGCATCACTGCTATTCAAATGGATGTAAAGGTGGGGGGTATTCCCGTTACAATACTTGCAGAAGCTCTTGAGAAAGCGCGTATTGCTCGCCTCCATATTCTTGAAACACTCACGAGTGAGATTGGTGCTCCACGCGCTGACATCTCTCCACGTGCACCAAAGATTATTGTGATGCAAATCAACCCAGATCAAATTGGTCTTGTGATTGGGGGTGGAGGAAAGACTATCAACGGTATCAAGGATGATACGGGTGTCGATGAAATTACGATTGAAGACGACGGTACCGTGTACATCACCGGTAAGGACCAGGCGCCTCTCCTTGCACAAGCGCGCATCGCGGCACTTACCAAAGTGTATGTAATAGGAGAGCGCATGGAAGCAGAGGTAACCCGCATCGCAACCTTCGGTGCATTCGCAAAGATGGATGCTCAAAATGAGGGGCTCATCCACATATCAGAAATCGTGTCATGGCGTCTCGAAAATCTCGATGGTATTTTGAAGGTGGGCGACAAAGTACCCGTCGTCGTTTCTAAGGTAGAAGATGGGAAAATTGGTCTCTCGATTAAAAAAGCAGACCCTGAGTGGGCGACGAAGAAAGGCCTTAAAGCACCAGAGAAAAAATAA
- a CDS encoding ATP-binding protein: MNIPRKQTQTIIQDLKKKIVFVVGPRQVGKTWIAKEVMKSFEHPLYLNFDDSDHRKIIKDKKFLFGVDLVVFDEIHKMRNWKNYLKGIYDTKPEGLSILVTGSARLNAYRRVGDSLAGRYLLHRILPFSLQELKGTMYEGAVERLLTRGGFPERFLTEDTMDERLRSLYIESMINVDVLDFAAVEDIRSLHTILRLLRERVGSSLSYASIAEDVGISPKTAKRYIDILEDLYIIFRVTPYTTKIARAIRKEPKVYFFDTGMVQGGEDVRLENLVALSLLKDDFYREDVFGEQRRLAYVRVKDGPEVDFVRVHNEKAQELIEVKLSQGSGTRQLSYYSQKYHITATQVVGHTTHTEVQHNNIHIVRAKDFLEGLSA, from the coding sequence ATGAACATACCAAGGAAGCAAACACAGACCATTATCCAGGATCTTAAGAAAAAGATTGTGTTTGTTGTTGGTCCTCGTCAAGTTGGAAAAACGTGGATAGCGAAGGAGGTTATGAAGTCATTTGAACATCCACTCTACCTCAACTTTGATGACAGCGACCATAGAAAAATAATTAAAGATAAGAAATTCCTTTTTGGAGTCGACCTCGTTGTCTTTGATGAGATACATAAGATGCGCAACTGGAAAAATTATCTCAAAGGCATTTATGATACAAAACCTGAAGGCCTAAGCATCCTGGTAACAGGGAGTGCGCGACTCAATGCGTATCGACGGGTGGGCGATTCACTGGCGGGTCGATACCTTCTCCACCGCATTCTCCCCTTCTCACTTCAAGAACTCAAGGGAACTATGTATGAAGGTGCAGTCGAGCGCCTGCTCACTCGCGGAGGATTCCCTGAGCGATTCCTTACAGAGGACACGATGGATGAACGCCTCCGTAGTCTGTATATCGAAAGTATGATAAACGTCGATGTTCTCGATTTTGCTGCGGTAGAAGATATCCGTTCACTGCATACAATTCTTCGCCTCCTTCGCGAACGCGTAGGAAGTTCCCTTTCATATGCAAGCATTGCCGAAGATGTAGGGATTTCTCCAAAGACTGCGAAACGATACATCGATATTCTTGAGGACCTATATATTATTTTCCGCGTTACTCCGTACACGACAAAAATTGCTCGTGCAATACGAAAAGAGCCAAAAGTATATTTTTTTGATACAGGGATGGTGCAAGGGGGAGAGGACGTCCGACTCGAAAATCTTGTTGCGCTCTCGCTTCTTAAGGATGATTTTTATAGAGAAGATGTCTTCGGAGAGCAGCGTCGATTGGCGTATGTCCGCGTTAAGGATGGGCCGGAAGTTGATTTTGTGCGCGTTCATAATGAAAAAGCTCAAGAACTTATTGAGGTAAAATTGTCACAGGGTAGTGGTACGAGACAACTGAGTTACTATAGTCAGAAGTACCATATTACTGCGACGCAAGTGGTTGGGCATACGACGCACACAGAAGTGCAACATAATAATATTCACATTGTCCGCGCTAAGGATTTTCTTGAGGGGCTATCTGCGTAG
- a CDS encoding NYN domain-containing protein, with protein MAVIKHKEQRVAIFIDTQNLYHSAKNIYHAKVNFDAVVKAALGERKLVRAISYVVTTESGEERSFFEALEKIGIEVKTKDLQIFFGGAKKADWDVGLAVDAIKHSQKVDAIVIASGDGDFVPLMEYVRSQGCQVECIAFGKSSSSRLREIVDDFIDMDEDPNTFLIGLRGKGARPKAKKSMKRVVGTDTDDAGEI; from the coding sequence ATGGCTGTCATTAAACATAAGGAACAGCGTGTCGCGATTTTTATCGACACGCAAAATCTCTATCACAGTGCAAAAAATATTTATCATGCAAAAGTTAATTTTGACGCAGTGGTAAAAGCTGCCCTAGGTGAGCGCAAACTCGTCCGCGCAATTTCCTACGTCGTCACCACCGAAAGTGGGGAAGAGCGTTCATTCTTTGAAGCTCTTGAAAAAATTGGTATTGAAGTTAAAACAAAAGACCTCCAGATATTCTTTGGTGGTGCCAAAAAGGCAGACTGGGATGTGGGACTCGCGGTGGATGCAATTAAGCATTCTCAAAAGGTTGATGCAATTGTCATCGCTTCGGGCGATGGCGACTTTGTACCGCTCATGGAATACGTTCGCTCACAAGGATGTCAGGTGGAATGTATTGCCTTTGGCAAATCAAGCTCTTCACGACTCCGTGAAATTGTCGATGACTTTATCGATATGGATGAAGACCCGAACACATTCCTTATTGGGCTTCGTGGGAAGGGTGCACGTCCTAAAGCTAAAAAGTCGATGAAGCGGGTAGTAGGTACCGACACGGATGACGCAGGGGAGATATAA
- the rpsO gene encoding 30S ribosomal protein S15 has protein sequence MLTKRKKENAIKEVRRHDLDTGSPQAQVAILTKSIEELSKHLKKNLKDFHSRRGLLQMVADRRTHLKYLEKKDEKAYKALIKKLSLKK, from the coding sequence ATGCTTACAAAACGAAAGAAAGAAAACGCGATTAAGGAAGTTCGCCGACATGATCTCGACACTGGTTCACCACAAGCACAGGTGGCAATTCTCACGAAGTCAATTGAAGAACTCTCGAAGCATCTTAAGAAGAATTTGAAGGATTTCCACTCACGTCGTGGACTCCTCCAGATGGTTGCCGATCGCCGCACACATCTTAAGTACCTCGAGAAGAAAGATGAAAAGGCATACAAGGCCCTCATCAAGAAACTCTCACTCAAGAAGTAA